A window from Citrus sinensis cultivar Valencia sweet orange chromosome 5, DVS_A1.0, whole genome shotgun sequence encodes these proteins:
- the LOC102607816 gene encoding acetyltransferase At1g77540: protein MRGEMATKSEKEIPKIVWNESKRRFETEDKEAYVEYVVRENGKVMDLVHTYVPSSKRGLGLASHLCRAAFNHAKSHSMSIIPTCSYVSDTYLPRNPTWNSIIYSEDPRSSI from the exons ATGAGAGGGGAGATGGCAACGAAATCAGAGAAGGAGATACCAAAGATCGTGTGGAACGAGAGCAAGCGGAGGTTCGAAACGGAAGACAAAGAAGCTTACGTTGAATATGTGGTAagagaaaatggaaaagtGATGGACTTGGTTCACACATACGTGCCAAGTTCAAAAAGAGGCTTAGGCTTGGCTTCTCATCTCTGTCGTGCTGCCTTCAATCATGCCAAATCTCACTCCATGTCCATCATCCCCACTTGCTCTTACGTCTCT gACACTTATCTTCCTCGGAATCCAACCTGGAATTCTATCATATACTCAGAAGATCCCAGATCTAGCATATAA